A window of Cryptomeria japonica chromosome 3, Sugi_1.0, whole genome shotgun sequence contains these coding sequences:
- the LOC131047864 gene encoding uncharacterized protein LOC131047864: MVYGLKVEDRLEGASNFTSWKFKILVTLEESDLQFVEGKDQSDLEDQEEKLQFKKNVVKAKKIPIDSVKDHLMLIISKMSNARDMFRTLEGMYGINNTSRALALRQQLHQVKMAKGESVISFIMKISELRDQLSTIGDEVVDKDLVMLA, from the coding sequence ATGGTGTACGGGTTGAAGGTTGAAGATAGACTCGAAGGTGCTTCGAATTTCACTTCATGGAAGTTTAAAATTCTTGTTACTCTTGAGGAAAGTGATCTTCAGTTTGTGGAAGGAAAAGATCAGTCTGACCTTGAAGATCAAGAAGAGAAACTTCAGTTCAAGAAGAATGTTGTCAAAGCAAAGAAGATCCCGATTGACTCCGTGAAGGATCACCTTATGCTCATCATTTCCAAGATGTCAAATGCAAGAGACATGTTCAGAACCTTGGAAGGAATGTATGGGATCAACAACACAAGTAGGGCACTTGCATTGAGGCAACAACTTCATCAAGTCAAGATGGCGAAGGGAGAATCAGTCATATCCTTCATAATGAAGATTTCAGAATTGCGAGATCAACTAAGCACCATTGgagatgaagttgtggacaaggatcTTGTCATGCTAGCATAG